One window from the genome of Echinicola vietnamensis DSM 17526 encodes:
- the bglX gene encoding beta-glucosidase BglX, translating into MKKYILFLMAIGGLMMAFKPSGKTPPPHHTDPYTQKADSVLALMTLEEKIGQLNLPAAGDFTTGQASSSNIAEKIKAGKVGGLFNIKTVQKIRDVQRVAVEESRLGIPLLFGMDVIHGYETIFPIPLGLSSTWDMELIKKSAQLAAKEASADGINWTFSPMTDISRDPRWGRVSEGSGEDPYLGAQIAKAMVEGYQGDDLSLSHTLMACVKHFALYGAPEAGRDYNTVDMSRQRMYNEYFPPYKAAVDAGVGTVMTAFNEVEGIPASANKWLMTEVLRNQWGFDGFVVTDYTAINEMTAHGIGDLKTVSAKALKAGVDMDMVGEGFLSTLKASLEEGTITETQIDEACRRILVAKFKLGLFEDPYRYCDAERAETEIFNAENRQLSREIAAQSFVLMKNEGQVLPLKKTGTIALIGPMADNAENMTGTWSVAGRFKESISLKQGIQHAVGDQVKIIEARGANIVADSLLESRVSVFGKPTYRDQRPEEELIEEALEAAKAADVIVAAMGESAEMSGESSSRSTIELPENQRRLLKALAKTGKPVVMVLFSGRPLAIQWEAEHIPSILNVWFGGSEAGDAIADVLFGEVNPSGKLTMTFPQNTGQIPLYYNHKNTGRPLPEGQWFQKFRSNFLDVPNAPLFPFGYGLSYTEFDYGDITLSTEKLSGHQTLYATITLTNAGRFDGKEVVQLYVRDMVGSMTRPVKELKGFQKVFLKAGETKEVTFELTQEDLKFYNHDLDFVFEPGEFEIMIGTNSHDVSSMKVNWEE; encoded by the coding sequence ATGAAAAAATATATCCTTTTTCTAATGGCCATAGGTGGCTTAATGATGGCCTTCAAGCCTTCAGGAAAAACACCTCCTCCACACCATACGGATCCTTATACACAAAAGGCTGATTCCGTGTTAGCTTTGATGACGTTGGAAGAAAAAATCGGTCAGCTCAACTTACCAGCGGCTGGTGATTTCACGACTGGGCAAGCTTCCAGCTCCAACATTGCCGAAAAAATCAAAGCCGGAAAAGTGGGGGGACTGTTTAATATCAAGACCGTTCAGAAAATTCGGGACGTACAGCGAGTGGCTGTGGAAGAGAGCCGACTAGGCATTCCCTTGCTCTTTGGGATGGATGTGATCCATGGATATGAAACCATCTTCCCCATTCCCCTTGGGCTTTCAAGTACTTGGGACATGGAATTGATCAAAAAGTCCGCTCAGCTAGCGGCCAAAGAAGCCAGTGCAGACGGCATCAACTGGACCTTTTCTCCCATGACCGACATTTCCCGCGACCCTCGCTGGGGCCGTGTATCCGAGGGAAGTGGCGAGGATCCATACCTTGGAGCCCAGATTGCCAAAGCCATGGTGGAAGGCTATCAGGGAGATGATTTGAGCCTTAGCCACACCCTAATGGCCTGTGTAAAACACTTTGCCCTCTACGGTGCACCAGAAGCTGGAAGGGATTACAACACCGTGGACATGAGCCGTCAGCGGATGTACAACGAATACTTTCCGCCCTACAAAGCCGCCGTGGATGCCGGCGTGGGCACAGTGATGACCGCCTTTAACGAAGTAGAAGGCATTCCGGCCAGTGCCAATAAGTGGCTGATGACGGAGGTTCTGCGTAACCAATGGGGTTTCGACGGCTTCGTCGTCACCGACTATACCGCCATCAATGAAATGACCGCCCATGGTATTGGAGACTTGAAGACGGTTTCAGCCAAAGCCCTCAAAGCGGGCGTGGACATGGACATGGTGGGAGAAGGATTCTTGTCCACCTTAAAAGCCTCCCTGGAAGAGGGCACCATCACCGAAACGCAAATTGATGAAGCCTGCAGAAGAATTTTAGTGGCAAAGTTCAAATTAGGGCTGTTTGAAGATCCTTACCGCTATTGTGATGCCGAAAGAGCGGAAACGGAAATATTCAATGCCGAAAACAGGCAGCTTTCACGAGAAATTGCTGCCCAGTCCTTTGTCTTGATGAAAAACGAGGGCCAGGTACTTCCCTTGAAAAAGACAGGCACCATCGCCCTGATCGGGCCAATGGCTGACAATGCCGAAAACATGACCGGAACTTGGAGTGTGGCGGGCAGGTTTAAGGAATCCATTTCCCTGAAGCAGGGCATCCAGCACGCCGTGGGAGACCAAGTAAAAATCATTGAAGCCCGTGGCGCAAACATCGTCGCCGATTCCCTATTGGAATCTCGGGTAAGCGTCTTTGGCAAACCCACCTACCGGGACCAAAGGCCAGAGGAGGAATTGATCGAAGAGGCTTTGGAGGCTGCAAAAGCCGCAGATGTCATCGTAGCTGCCATGGGAGAATCTGCCGAAATGAGCGGTGAATCTTCCAGTAGAAGCACCATTGAACTACCCGAAAACCAACGACGGCTGTTAAAAGCCCTGGCCAAAACAGGAAAGCCCGTCGTGATGGTGCTTTTTTCAGGCCGTCCCTTGGCCATCCAATGGGAAGCTGAACACATCCCCTCTATTTTGAACGTATGGTTTGGCGGCAGTGAAGCGGGTGATGCCATTGCCGATGTCCTCTTCGGTGAGGTAAATCCTTCCGGGAAATTGACCATGACCTTCCCACAGAACACTGGGCAAATCCCCCTTTATTACAATCATAAAAATACCGGCAGGCCACTTCCAGAGGGCCAATGGTTTCAAAAGTTCCGCTCCAATTTCCTGGATGTGCCCAATGCCCCGCTTTTTCCTTTTGGCTATGGATTGAGCTATACGGAATTTGACTATGGGGATATCACCCTCAGCACCGAGAAACTCAGCGGTCACCAAACCCTTTATGCCACCATCACCCTGACCAATGCGGGGCGTTTTGATGGTAAAGAGGTGGTTCAGCTGTATGTCAGAGACATGGTCGGAAGCATGACCCGCCCGGTGAAGGAACTCAAGGGCTTTCAGAAGGTATTCCTCAAAGCAGGAGAAACCAAAGAAGTTACCTTTGAACTGACGCAAGAAGACCTTAAATTCTATAACCACGACTTGGACTTTGTGTTTGAGCCGGGGGAATTTGAAATCATGATTGGCACCAACTCCCATGATGTAAGCTCCATGAAAGTGAATTGGGAGGAATAA
- a CDS encoding glucoamylase family protein produces the protein MLVSLELTGAHIGAESLDPNGITSGIPVDRAISLTFSHPISKPSISGAVSLNDDQAPVEFSTNLLSDNKTLTITVAGTLKTSTIYELEIHDSLEASDGSSFSGTVFRFETVRGTLRVTEASIPGSDTTRTSRIQHVPTAFQASLSFNLPLDETTFQEAITMTGPAVSPLAFELGNNGQTVTIKTTTALAPLTPYTLRISDKLKGSNGENFAGKNQMFYSAVDETPAFPALSEEALLTKVQHQTFRYFWDFAHPVSGLSRERNTSGNTVTIGGSGFGVMALIVGVERGFITRQEAITRWNKIVDFLASADRFHGVWPHWMNGETGKTIPFSTKDNGGDLVETAFMIQGLLTVKAYLDDQAPEEQMLINKITALWEAVEWDWYTKDNGHVLYWHWSPNYGWEMNLPIQGYNESLIVYVLAAASPTHAIDKNVYDTGWARNGDIKNGNSYYQQTLPLGKELGGPLFFAHYSFLGLDPRNLTDKYANYWEQNQAHSLINQAYCLQNPKGFIGYSDLVWGLTASDNHNGYSAHSPTNDLGVITPTAALSSFPYTPDASMKALQFFYYKLGDKLWGEYGFYDAFNITEYWYADSYLAIDQGPIILMIENHRTGLLWDLFMQNQEVRNGLDRLEFNY, from the coding sequence ATGCTCGTATCGCTGGAACTTACAGGTGCCCATATTGGAGCGGAATCCTTAGATCCAAATGGCATCACCAGTGGCATTCCAGTGGACAGGGCCATAAGCCTGACGTTTTCCCATCCCATCAGCAAACCGTCCATTTCAGGAGCCGTGTCGCTGAATGACGACCAAGCACCTGTGGAATTTTCCACCAATTTACTTTCGGATAACAAGACCCTTACCATCACCGTGGCAGGCACCCTTAAGACCAGTACGATATATGAGCTGGAAATTCATGACTCACTCGAGGCTAGCGATGGCAGCTCCTTTTCGGGAACCGTATTCAGGTTTGAAACGGTACGGGGAACCCTCCGGGTGACCGAGGCGTCCATTCCAGGGAGCGACACCACTCGCACCAGCAGGATCCAGCATGTACCGACTGCTTTTCAGGCATCATTATCCTTTAACCTTCCCTTAGACGAAACTACTTTTCAAGAGGCCATTACGATGACTGGTCCAGCGGTCTCTCCCTTAGCATTTGAATTGGGCAATAATGGTCAAACAGTTACGATAAAGACGACAACCGCACTGGCTCCATTGACCCCTTATACGCTAAGGATTTCAGATAAACTAAAAGGAAGTAATGGAGAAAACTTCGCTGGGAAAAATCAAATGTTTTATTCTGCTGTAGACGAAACACCAGCATTTCCAGCCCTATCAGAAGAGGCCTTACTGACCAAGGTCCAACATCAGACTTTTCGGTATTTCTGGGACTTTGCCCATCCGGTAAGTGGACTGTCGAGGGAAAGGAATACTTCAGGAAATACGGTCACCATTGGTGGCTCAGGCTTTGGGGTGATGGCCTTGATAGTAGGTGTGGAGCGAGGCTTCATCACCCGGCAGGAAGCGATCACCCGATGGAATAAGATCGTGGATTTCTTGGCCTCTGCTGACCGCTTTCATGGGGTTTGGCCCCATTGGATGAATGGTGAAACCGGCAAGACCATCCCTTTCAGCACCAAAGACAATGGCGGAGACCTGGTCGAAACGGCATTTATGATCCAGGGATTATTAACGGTCAAGGCTTATCTTGACGATCAAGCTCCTGAGGAGCAAATGCTGATCAATAAGATCACCGCCCTTTGGGAAGCAGTGGAATGGGACTGGTACACCAAAGACAATGGCCATGTGCTCTACTGGCATTGGTCGCCGAATTACGGCTGGGAAATGAACCTCCCCATTCAGGGCTACAATGAAAGCCTCATCGTGTATGTGCTGGCAGCAGCTTCTCCGACGCATGCCATCGATAAAAACGTTTATGATACTGGCTGGGCAAGAAATGGGGATATCAAAAACGGTAACAGCTACTACCAGCAAACCCTACCACTGGGCAAAGAACTGGGTGGCCCGCTCTTCTTTGCTCACTATTCCTTCTTGGGGCTGGACCCAAGAAACCTGACCGACAAGTATGCCAATTATTGGGAGCAAAACCAAGCCCATAGCCTGATCAACCAAGCCTATTGCCTGCAAAACCCGAAAGGCTTTATTGGCTATTCTGACCTGGTTTGGGGACTTACTGCGAGCGACAATCACAATGGATATAGCGCCCATTCTCCCACCAATGACCTGGGAGTCATCACTCCTACTGCTGCCCTGTCTTCTTTTCCCTATACTCCGGATGCATCCATGAAGGCCCTCCAGTTTTTCTATTATAAACTTGGGGATAAGCTTTGGGGAGAATACGGGTTTTATGATGCCTTTAACATCACCGAATACTGGTATGCAGATTCCTACTTGGCCATTGACCAGGGACCTATTATCCTTATGATTGAGAATCATCGAACAGGTCTGCTGTGGGATTTATTTATGCAAAACCAAGAGGTGCGCAATGGATTAGATCGATTGGAATTTAATTATTAG